In Microplitis mediator isolate UGA2020A chromosome 2, iyMicMedi2.1, whole genome shotgun sequence, a single window of DNA contains:
- the LOC130678756 gene encoding intraflagellar transport protein 140 homolog, producing MSLYFDNRIQNLVPSSINTFAIWHTNFPLLAVAAYSQDKGSFIIIYNDHGELIHDLRSLEFSTFQISALSWHPNRKLLVVGKDNGSIKLWDEDSESNEFCEIGTPHRDSISILEWSQYGGRLISADTSGSLVGWRVDNKGQLLIMFHHDLKKSFTHIAFRSISKSYSNNVGKTGIVEDERTLNLFSTWRPRTAVQTSYSQKENYAFFVGSLDGIIYYIDGKGHCKQVLNTDGLTLYGLLHHQSKDSIVVMTEGLNVCQFQIDPFTGELTELIKVKLSCKNNELRTRHPLCWIGNNTLAILTGELDIRCWNLQNGNTYVLSPLSIPSSENISTSQEVCTSFTFCKINKTLAAGTNLGTVYFWKREFLACNNEYGWPTTPKFCNVHGTVKQLMWGGAFLRHPVFAVNCITNIFILHEQHMCASYNDDVCVSQISPTKLIIEEENQSCSLLTDIQVQLLAINKNYVVISSGKQIVVYRINRNEILNTSIEQSFNCDAEKILIYESTLIILTTALIQLRTIKGNVIQNLPALPEEGEPITMELTGQYLTVASLNGILKIWDLGKRLAKLHTRTLAVSKVIKDFAEVIEAKCNSDCRCVSITVATSNLLPSSTLYIWDIEGDQIFEFDFGKLSNSYENYGGMISKSQGRFIITHCWDVVDPRVLVCQTQTIENYDTRDFYNSQLMPNDIKNTVFISMFVTPEHGITIHDYRPIEDSNCRLIEVKSPFIIALNPEKENNRSKLTKLFMREFEDLGVCDETIKKAIMDFSFYISMANTDDAFKSIKAIKSEAVWKSLAKICVKTKQLNMAVICLGHMKFVRGTKAFKQGIHDPSLNLEAKIGILAVELGLYADAERLFREAKRLDLLGSFLETCHRHSEAITLAENENKISEKLSYYNYAKILEQQGNVEKAIKMYTKANSDKFQVPKILLSQPKELHSYFAASNDKETKNWYAQYVESTGEIEGALRLYEEAKNTLAVTRLLCYLGRDGEACDLVIKTNHAASAYHLAAHYESINNISQAVHFYTVSKAYTNAIRICKENGMVEELWPLSVLAPRQLKIDIAKYYEDNEQSDKAILLYHQSGLLPKALSLAFNTQQYDSLQLITSDLNSDTDPMFIKKCAYFFEKNNQIEKAIQLLAKSKEFIEVLNLIQKYNVPLTEDLAEQMTTDKVANDMESEHVRILTLEKVGEIAFEQGNYHLATKKFTQAGNKLKAMKALLKSGDTEKICFFAQVSRQRDIYIMAGNYLQSLDWQNQPNILKNIINFYSKAKAMDLLSNFYVACAQVEIDEFQNYEKAIDAFNQAIKCMSQVTSPKNHASHKHAVDAINTKIMIIKHFLDIKQLFACGATEQALFQIRQLLNTHGDDLEKSVRIGDVFSTITQHYIDLGDLEKARNSIEELKRLKPEIHLNYFYNTSVLESLGYQRSTPRETSPDKDNRIDEFLDE from the exons ATGTCGTTGTATTTTGATAATCGGATTCAAAACCTTGTACCTTCATCAATTAATACTTTTGCTATTTGGCACACGAATTTTCCTTTATTAGCTGTAGCCGCTTATTCCCAAGATAAAGGCAGtttcattatcatttataatgATCACGGTGAACTTATCCACGATTTAAGGTCTCTGGAATTCtcaacttttcaaatttcggCACTCAGCTGGCACccaaatcgaaaattattagtaGTTGGTAAGGATAATGGTAGCATCAAACTTTGGGATGAAGATTCTGAAAGTAATGAATTTTGTGAAATCGGGACTCCTCACAGAGACTCGATTTCAATATTGGAGTGGAGTCAGTATGGTGGCAGATTAATATCTGCTGATACATCAGGCTCACTCGTTGGTTGGCGAGTTGACAATAAAGGCCAGCTATTGATTATGTTCCATCATGAcctaaaaaagtcatttactCATATTGCATTTAGATCAATATCAAAAAGCTATTCAAATAATGTTGGGAAAACTGGCATCGTAGAAGATGAACGGACACTAAATTTATTCAGTACTTGGAGACCAAGAACTGCAGTTCAAACATCTTACAGTCAAAAAGAGAACTATGCTTTCTTTGTCGGATCTTTAGAtggaattatatattatattgatggTAAAGGTCACTGTAAACAAGTATTAAATACAGATGGATTAACTTTATATGGTTTACTTCACCATCAATCGAAAGATTCGATAGTTGTCATGACAGAAGGATTAAATGTTTGTCAGTTTCAAATTGACCCCTTCACAGGAGAGTTAACGGAGTTGATAAAAGTTAAGTTGTcttgtaaaaataatgaattgagAACAAGACATCCGCTATGCTGGATAGGAAATAACACTTTAGCAATACTCACCGGGGAATTGGATATTAGATGCTGGAATTTACAAAACGGTAATACGTATGTTTTATCGCCACTTTCTATTCCATCGTCTGAAAATATATCAACTTCTCAAGAAGTATGCACTAGTTTTACATTTTGCAAAATTAACAAAACTTTGGCAGCAGGAACAAATTTAGGAACCgtttatttttggaaacgaGAATTTTTGGCTTGTAATAATGAATACGGTTGGCCCACAACTCCAAAATTTTGCAATGTTCATGGAACAGTAAAACAACTAATGTGGGGTGGTGCTTTTCTCAGACATCCTGTTTTTGCAGTAAATTGTATTAcgaatatatttattcttcacGAACAACATATGTGTGCTTCATACAATGATGATGTGTGTGTAAGTCAAATTTCACCCACTAAATTAATAATCGAAGAAGAGAATCAGTCTTGTAGTTTACTTACTGATATTCAAGTACAGTTATTGGCTATCAATAAGAATTATGTCGTGATTTCCTCCGGGAAACAAATAGTAGTTTATAGAATTAATAGAAATGAGATATTAAACACATCAATTGAACAATCTTTCAATTGTGATGCTGagaaaattctcatttacgaatctacgttaattattttgactaCAGCTCTCATTCAACTCAGAACAATAAAAGGAAatgtaattcaaaatttaccagCATTACCTGAAGAAGGTGAACCCATTACAATGGAATTAACGGGACAGTATTTAACTGTTGCATCATTAAATGgtatattgaaaatttgggACTTGGGTAAACGTCTGGCAAAGCTTCATACAAGAACACTTGCAGTATCGAAAGTTATAAAAGATTTTGCGGAAGTTATTGAAGCAAAATGTAATTCAGACTGTCGATGTGTTTCGATTACTGTTGCTACGTCAAATTTATTACCGAGTTCAACTTTATACATTTGGGACATTGAGGGGgatcaaatatttgaatttgactTCGGAAAATTGAGTAATAGTTATGAAAACTATGGAggaatgatttcaaaatcacAAGGAAGATTTATTATAACACATTGTTGGGATGTTGTTGATCCCCGAGTACTTGTATGTCAAACCCAAACGAttgaaaattatgatactCGAGACTTTTATAATTCTCAATTGATGCCAAACGACATTAAAAATACTGTATTCATTTCAATGTTTGTTACTCCTGAGCATGGAATAACGATCCATGACTATCGTCCAATAGAAGATAGTAATTGTCGTCTCATAGAAGTTAAATCACCGTTCATTATTGCTTTAAATccagaaaaagaaaataatcgaAGCAAATTGACGAAATTATTTATGAGAGAATTCGAAGACTTAGGTGTGTGTGATGAAACCATTAAAAAAGCTATTATGGATTTTAGCTTTTATATAAGTATGGCTAATACAGATGATGCATTTAAATCAATCAAAGCTATAAAAAGTGAAGCTGTGTGGAAAAGTCTCGcgaaaatttgtgttaaaacaaaacaattgAATATGGCTGTTATTTGTTTAGGCCACATGAAATTTGTAAGAGGTACAAAAGCTTTTAAACAAGGGATTCACGATCCAAGTTTAAATCTAGAAGCAAAAATTGGAATTCTCGCAGTGGAGTTAGGACTTTATGCAGATGCTGAACGATTATTTCGTGAAGCTAAAAGGTTGGATCTTCTTGGTAGTTTTTTGGAAACTTGTCACAGACATTCAGAAGCTATAACTCTggctgaaaatgaaaataaaattagtgaaaagttGAGTTACTACAACTACGCGAAAATTCTAGAGCAACAAGGAAATGTAGAAAAAGCAATTAAGATGTATACAAAAGCAAACAGTGATAAATTTCAAGTaccgaaaattttactaagtCAACCTAAAGAACTTCACAGTTATTTTGCAGCTTCAAACGATAA ggaaacaaaaaattggtaTGCTCAATATGTAGAGTCCACAGGAGAAATAGAAGGTGCATTACGACTTTATGAAGAGGCTAAAAATACTTTAGCTGTAACTAGGCTCCTCTGTTATCTTGGTCGTGATGGAGAAGCCTGTGATTtggttataaaaactaatcaTGCCGCTTCTGCGTATCATTTAGCTGCACATTatgaatcaattaataatatttctcaaGCCGTACATTTTTATACAGTATCAAAGGCTTATACTAATGCAATAAGAATTTGTAAG gaaaatgGAATGGTCGAAGAGCTTTGGCCATTATCAGTTCTTGCAccaagacaactaaaaattgACATAGCAAAGTACTATGAAGACAATGAACAGTCAGATAAAGCAATATTATTATACCATCAGTCAGGATTACTCCCAAAAGCCTTATCTCTAGCTTTTAATACCCAGCAGTATGACTCTTTACAGCTAATAACTAGTGATTTGAACTCTGATACAGATccaatgtttattaaaaaatgtgcttatttttttgaaaaaaataatcaaattgaaaaaGCTATACAACTATTAGCTAAAAGTAAAGAGTTTATAGAAGTATTgaatttgattcaaaaatataacgtTCCATTAACTGAAGACCTGGCAGAACAAATGACAACTGATAAAGTGGCAAACGATATGGAAAGTGAACATGTACGAATTTTAACCTTAGAAAAAGTTGGGGAAATAGCATTTGAACAGGGTAATTATCATTTAGcaaccaaaaaatttactcaAGCTGGGAATAAATTGAAAGCAATGAAAGCACTTTTAAAGTCTGGggatacagaaaaaatttgtttttttgcgCAAGTTTCAAGACAGAGAGACATATATATTATGGCTGGAAACTATTTACAGTCATTAGATTGGCAAAATCAgccaaatattttaaaaaatataataaacttttattcgAAAGCGAAAGCAATGGATCTGCTATCTAATTTTTACGTTGCATGTGCTCAAGTTGAGATTGATgagtttcaaaattatgaGAAGGCAATAGATGCGTTCAACCAAGCCATTAAATGTATGTCGCAAGTGACTTCACCGAAAAATCATGCATCACATAAACACGCTGTTGACGCTATTAACACaaagataatgataataaaacacTTTTTAGACATTAAACA